The Setaria viridis chromosome 9, Setaria_viridis_v4.0, whole genome shotgun sequence sequence AAGGAACAAGCAGCAGCTTTCGGTCCCTGTTCTGTTCACGCGCACGCGCACGCGCACGACGCAGGAACACGACACGGTGCTGTTTCCCGTCATGCGCAGTCCGCACAGTGCAAACGGCTGCAGCGAGTCGCTGCAGACTCACCACATCGAGCTGTCGAGGTCGAGTGAAAAATGGAACCCCTGTACGTGACCGTTGGTTCAGTTGCTCGCCCGTCCGGGTGAAATAATTTTTCCACTTTAATTTACATCAAGATCCATGTAGCTAGCACCTAATCATGCAATCTACACGTCAACACGGGACCCTTTTAGTAATTTAGTTGTACTACTAGTATATAGCAGATTGTAATACTGCACGCACCCTACTATCCTGCTACTAGCAGCGTGTATGCTCCCAGTCCCAGATCCGCTTCACCATAACGTGCCTGCGTCCGTCCGTCCGTGCCAAAACTTCACATGTGAGACGAGTGGGATCGGCGCACGTACGGTCCTCCTACGTCATGAGCGACGCGAGCCCcaggggcgccggcggcgcgacaCCGGCGGCCTGCTGCTGCACCAGCGGCGGCACCATCGGCGGCTGCGCGCGCGGCAGggcgtgcgcggcggcgagccggcgcaGCGCGAGGAGCCTGCCGCGCGCctcgcggaggcggcgcgcgagcgcggcggcctcggcgcggAGCCGCGCGTTCTGGCGGCACACCGCGGCGCCACGCACCGACAGGCCCCGCAGCCGGGCCTCCAGCTGCTGCCTCTCGGCGCGGAgccgcgccgcgtcgccgcggAGCTCCTCCAGCCGCTGCTGCTTCCGCTCGCGCGACCGCCGCGCCGACAGGCGGTTCGACTCCTTGcgccgctgtcgccgccgccgctcctcctcctgctcctcgcccGGCGCagcggcttcctcctcctcctcctcccgcccccgcaccggcgccgccggcgacgtcctCGACGACGCCAGAACCTGGTCCAGGCTAGGGCACGTGTCGGGCCCCCACGGCGTGAACCCGCACGTGATAATGTCCATGCCCAGCAGGTCCCGCGAGCCGCAGCTGGACGACGCGGCACCGAAGTCAAGGTCAAGGGCCTCCTGCACGGACAGCATCTCGCTCCCTCACTTTGGCAGTCTTCCACTACGAAACCACCAGCAAAATTTCCAGCAAACTAATGGGGGCGAGTAGAGAATCGGGGAAAAGGGAAGAACGATGAGGAAACGGCCGCTATTTATAGAGGAGTCACAGGCAGGCCACCACCCTCGAGGGTCGAGGCCTCAGCTCAGACCTCGCGAGGCGGGCCCGCCACGATTCCGGGCCCACCGTTACGTGGGGTGTCTTCCTTCCCCTTCCCGGGTGGCTGGCGCCTttccgttttttttttcccacggCCCCGCTTTACTCGTGGCGAGGAAAGATTCAACCTGCCCCGCCGGTATATTCGCACCTGCGCCGCTACGAATCCGACGGCGCACGACGATCCGAGCATCCGTGACGGACGGCACGCTTTTTCCGTGGGCGCCCGATCCGGTTGGTGCGACGTGAGGGAGGACCCCACGTACGCCGGGTCCGGCCGCGCGgtgtagctttttttttttccccttccgaACGGAGACGCGGTGTAGCTTAGCGGCGAAGCAATGGTGCTCCGCCTCCCGGCGTCGAGCGCGCACACGTGCCTCCCCCCATCGCCGGCGCCTGTAGTAGACTGTCAGCTGGGGCCGCGCGGCCGCCTGCGTGGCGCTCCCCGGGGAGCTCGCGGCGCAGGGGTGCGCCACCTCGGCGCGCCCGGCACAGGGGCAGGCCGGCGTACGTGTGCGAATGGGTGGCGAGGCCACACGGGCGCGCGCCACACATGCGAAACATTCTCTGCCGCGCCTCAGCCGTGCGCCGACGAAGCTAGCATGCAGGTTCGAAGCCTCGAGCGCGACGTGGTTGGAGTCCACTTACACGTGTGCCTGAGCGACCGGTACACGTATCTTAAAGCTGGCGCCACCGCCTTTGTCTAAGGTTGACGGTGACCGGCGCGTACGACGTGCGACTATGCGTGGACTGTGACTGGCCATCCATGCATCGTCGGCGCCTCTTCAACACGTGCTACGACTACGAGTCTACGACCAGCGAGCTCATCGAGCTGATCGACACTGTCCATGGCTACCTACTGGACTGGAtgaagacgatgatgatgagcATATGATAAGCTAGCGTGGGTTAAAGGTAAATCTGGCCGTGTCGCGTTGCTGTCAGAGCTGTCTGGATCAGGCAGTAGTAATCGGAACCCATGCACGCACATCATATCCATCCAAGAGCGTCGCGTCGGGTTCAGCCGCCGAACACGACTCCACGAGAGCTAATCAGATAAAGCAAAGGCATGAAGATTTAATACAAGAGTAAGAATGTGTCAGCAGGATCCGTACCTTATTTCTACACAAATCGAGATATGGACTTAGTGTCAGATGGCAGGCATAATGTCATTTCATGTACGACTACGTGTTGTATATGTACAAATGCAATATATAATAAATATAATAATATGTCCCTCTTTAGATTTTAAAATTCCGAACGCGTTTCTCTCTTCCCGTCCGTCGgtctcctctcccctctcctctttctGATGGTAGGTCAGATCTGACCGCGGAGGCAGGCCGCCGGCTAGATCCTCCCGTTCCGAACTTGTTCTCAACTAGAAAATGTGTCATGAGATACAGACTGACAACTTCATGTCTGTTCGAACAGGGATGAGTGGTACAACGTATCTGAcaccaaataaaaataaattcatCTACACTGTGaatacatgaaaaaaaataaaatggcacGCATCCCGCTCTAGAATGAACGTCCAGGATACAAACCATGCCAACTCGCTGGAGTAAAATGTCCTTTCCCGAAGCAAAGCGACTGCGACGGGTATCGAGATTCACGACTGGTAATTCAAGCATGTGGAACGATCGGTTAATTTCGACCTTTTTCAGATCCGACGCGACACCTAGGCCAGTTTTaatgggagtatcatgagagtTTTATGTGCATTTAATCCTATGTAAAACTGTTGACTTGGTAGGctatttatgaggagagaggagatgaGAGTTTCATTCCCATGAAACCCACATAGCACAGGTACCTAGTCCCataaggctaatcccagtgggagtttcatagaggtttcatgcacattaaatacggtgacacatcagcatatgtgatgacatggcatgatagttatgaagtgagagagggaaggagtttcatcaggatgaaactgtgtatacactgtttccaagactatgaaacctattgaaacttgcattgggggctatagagtttcatttcatctaaccatatccaatcacatgcctcaatgggcatcctatgaaatcgtgaaatgaaactgtgcactgggactaCCTGTTTCATTCATAAGAATACACCttatgggatgatgtggcatccttgaaAATAATGCAAtaaaaccttgcactgggactagtcTAAAATCCAATGAAACTTGCACTAAGCATGCTATGGTTTCATGGTATGACATATTTAATCATAGTACAACGCAAAACTTTAAATGATTTATGCTATCTATGAAAATGTGTAATGAAACTATACATTGAGAGTgacgatttcatctcattgAAAATCTGACATGGTACTTTTGATGACAGTACTATGAAACGTGGTCTTAGCGGCGTGATGAGTTATTTTCGCACGCTTCGGGACGTCTTCTCCTCCTGCATTGGATCCAGATACCGCCGCGCTTCTTTTTGGGGGTGTCGTCGAGCGTAACATTTTGGATTGTTATTACACGCTACCTAAACCGGCCTTGCGAATAGATGCATCGAGCTGAGCACACACGTATATCGCATGGTGCGATTGCTTTACGAAAAGCTATCCGTAGGTTCGGAAAGACGCATACCTGCCTTCGCCTTTCGTCTTTTTATCCTCGATCACGTTCACACGCACACATTGTGTCGAGGAATTCGTTTTTGTCCCATACTACCAGACTACTCCATTCTGTATGCATTTATccgtaaaagaaaaaagaccaAACTCaataaatttagtcaaatttTACACGGTTTGACTTTAACCAAACTCAGGATGTCTTGTATTTCCGTACAGAGGGAGTAGTTGCTAGTCTCCTACACCACATTTAATGAGAGTTGCAATATTTCAGATGCCTCAATTTTTCAGATGATGGGTTGCATTGCATAGATCGAAAACTAATTAAAATTATGTTTCATGTTCCATGCATCTACCTTCAGCATCGAAGAGCGACACCTGCAATGTTGAAGAAGAACGTTTACGACATGATAAAACAACGTCCGCTACACGGAATAGGTTGCCCGAAACAATCGAAAGGTTCATGCACCTTGGAACATGCGAGGTGTGTTTAAGTGAAAAGAGAGCATGCAGGGTGACTAAAGACGATGCCGTCTGCATTACATCGTGCAATAGACAACTCGTCGTACGAACTAGAGTATCTGAGCCATATGAGAAAGGATCAGCACGCCTCATACAAAGGCAGTTACATGCATAGCCATAATGTACTAGAGCCGTCCTTGTACATCATCGTCGACCGATCGTGAGGCCCATGACGACATGTAAGGAGATGATAGCTAATTAGCTACTGACGAGTGGATTATACGCAAACCAACTGACCGTGTGTGCTGGAGTCTTTGCTCTAGTGCTCGCATGAGATCAAATAAACAAGGCATTCTTTCCAATCCATCGAATGAATGGGAACCCTAGCTACTTTTGCTTTCGATCGCCAACGTTTTCCCAGTCGTCCTCACCCTCCTGCATCACTTTGCAATACCGTTCTGCTTCACCTGACCTGTCGACGAAAGCCATGAAACCACCGGTGGCACTTTGAGCACGGCCGAGCTATCTCCGGACAGGTGGCTTGATGTGGTGCACTAGTTGCAAGGGTTCAGCTTTGATCGTCCAGTCGAAGCTCGCCACCTGGACCATAAATGGATGCATCAGCTGGGATGCAAAGGGGTTGGTCTCAAGTACGTATAATGCTGGCTGAAATGAATTGAACAGTGAATAATGGAGAGGCAGCATCCGGAAAGAACTGATAATGATGTATGCaatgtagagagagagagagagagagagagagagagagagagagagatgcgaATTATGAGATTTGATGATCATTTGAAAAATATTGTTGCATTTGCGCTTTGGAATTATTTCTGGTCTTTTACGTCTGGCTTCGAGCATAGCTGGGCTGTGTTTCGCTGTCCAGAATCCAGGAGTTATGGCTGTCACGCACACcttgattcgaaaaaaaaaatgtactttTTGTTCAATGGGGAAAAAATCCCATTTATCTAAGAGCATCGTCCTTGATTCAAACAAAGAaaaccagcaaccaaactaaagCCGCCTGCTGAAAAAAGTGCTTTCCAAATGAACGTCCGTGGCCAAATTTCACACGACATTCATCTAATCATCTTATCCGCTCCAAATCTTTATTCCAGCATTTTGGGGGCTGCCGAAGCACAAAGCGTTGACCCTGCCACGCACTACACTCACCCGGCGCCAGACTCCATGAAGCACCATAAACCACTCTTTAATCTCCGGATAAGAAGTCCATCCAGCGTTAAAAAAAGCGACAGGATTCATCCAGACCAGGCCAAATTCCACAATCCCTCTCTTTTCCAAGCAAATTCTATCAATCACGGCTGAACCCCAACCAGCTGCCACAAAGGCCTCTCGCGCGCACAAAGGCGCGCGCGACCGGGTAGTGGATGGAACATGGATGGGGACTCACACATGGGGTGTTCCTGTTCCCTCGGCAGCAATGCAAGGGCGATCAAGCTTTGGACCAGGAGCGGAGAAAGattgcttttttcttttctttctctctctttcttttacATGTAACGTCCGGATAGGCAGGCCAAAGGTTTGATTGGAACCATCGGCGAAAGCAAAGAGATTTCAGCGCGGATCCCGTGCGCCCGCGCGCCGGGGGGGCTTTTGTTTTTAAGGTTCTTTGctctgctttgctttgcttctcCCGGTCGTCAGCGACCGATCGATCGGCAGATCGGCGAGCGCGATAAGCAAGCTCGCGGGAGTGGCCGCGCCGCGAAAGGTGGACGCCCGAGGTCGCGGGGCCCGGGCGGTGGCGCAGAGGTGGGGGCGTATGGCGGAGGCGGAttcgccgcgccgtcgcccgtTGCGGCTCCGGTGGAGAGTCTCCGTCCGCCTGTGCTTGTTGTGCGGGGTGAGGTGATCGAGCGAGTGCGAGGCCGGCCAAGCGGATCACGGCAATGGATCGATCCCGGCCGTGGCGTCACCGGACACCGGGTGGTGTGACAGCGGAAGCAGCGGCGCGGCTGCTCGCTGGACGAGGCTTTAaacccgcgccggcggcgacgcgacGTGTGTCCGCACCGGTGGCTGCAGCCCGGCCGCTCGTTGGCACGAAGGTTCTCAGAGGCTGGTGGCGCGGGTACTGGTGCGGAGCAGAGATTAGAGGACGAGCCCGGGATACCCGAGCCGAACAAGAGCACACCCTATAAAAACGGTTTCTATATCACAAGCTCGTCATACAAATCGAGGATTCGTCAACCCTTGTTCATTTTATTTTAGACCCAAAGGCCGGTCTCTCAATTTGCTTGAAAAGGTTGCTTCTTGAGTCTCTGTCGTGCCTTGGCAAACGTACTGCAACTATCACTCGTCCACTAGATTACGATGCACATGCCGTTTGGCACTTGCACTATCATGTGGGATGAAGGATCAGGTGGTAGCTAATATTCGCGTATACTCCCTCCATGTTTTAATATGTTAAATTTAGGGCGAGCGAATTAATTTAAGAACAAATTTATTACTTTTCCGAGCGTCAAATATTTTAGAGTGGAGGTAGTAATTTAGATGACGAGTTTTGGAGCTCATGCGTGCGACCATGCGAGCCTTTCCATCGGAAGTGCTTGATCGCCCATGACAGTGTGGTGGTGGGGTGCTAAGCCTCTAAAGCTTCTGACCAgttagttttcaaaaaaaaaaagcttctgACCAGAACCGGGCCTATTGCCTTTTGGGAGGCCCATGAAAATATCTGAAATGGATGGCCTTAAATTAAGCCTGGCCCGCAAGCGGGTCCGCAGATTTAACGGGccccttctctctttctttgTCGGGGTGCCGCACACCTTTTTACAGCTTTCTTCCCTTTTCCTCCTCTCGCGCTTTGTGTGTGGGTGTTTGTTTAATTGTTTGCTGCTGTGTGTCTCTCTCTTGTGCTGTTGCCGTGCTTGAGGGACTCCCGAGGGAGCGGAAATATGGGATGGGCCGACGCGGGCGGGACTCTCTTCATCACCACCTTCATGGGCCAGCAAAACACACGACCTGAGAATTCGTTCGTGTGACCACTTTTTTGGTCCGGCGAATTCTGTGCTGAAAACAGCTGACAGAGGTCCGCCCGCGTCAGCCCGGCGAGCCAACAACCTGCGGCCGGCGAAACAAATCTTCAGAATTTGGAATGGAGCAAAGGCTGTCGAGTAGGAGcgaatcacaattcacaacttCACCCTGAACTTGACCCAGCGGCTAGGCTAAGACATACCACACGCAGCTCCCGCACCAAACTACCAATCTGGTCCGGAGTCTGGACTTTCTGGGATTTACTCTGTAAGTTCAAATCTTGTTCAGAATAAACATAGTGAAGCGACCTTCTTGATTTCTTAGGCCACAAACGTTCAAGCCAACCTGGTTACAGCTCGAAGCAGAACTCCAGACTTTCACAAAGATGTTGTGGATCACAGATGCGATGCAGAGTTCCCATATTTGGCAGAGAAAACAGGCAAGATGAATGAACACGTTTAACTTTCTCATGCACTGACAAGGGTACAAAGAGGCCTCGGCAAACTTTACTGGATCATACACAGAAAATTCGTTTTCGTTACCGTTAGGCCATATGATTCATATGAGAAAGTAAAAAGGGCCCTAAACAATGAAAAACTCATCAgatcctacaaactacactaaTCTTTGAAACACAGTCGCATATCAACAGAATACAACCACCAATGAATGTCTAAAAGCATACTTAAGAGATAGAACTGAATGCCAGATTGCCATAGATCACATCATAGTATCGCATTAGCTTAGTTATGAGATTAATGAATCTTAAAGCTATGAGCTGTTGCAGAGTGATCATGAAAGATCATTGACCAGCTACACTAACAAGGGATGCCTCGGGTAAGATGTACAAAATGGCCACACTGCTGATTTATGCAAAGtacatttttatttcctttcatCACCTTCAGGTCATATCCAAAGGGAAATGCCATGAGAAAGAATGAAACTCTAAACAGTTGCAATCTTGATCTAAAACAAGGTGGTGAAAATCCATATCAATAAGTATAGAAAATAGTAACATATGTTTACTTTAGCAAATTAAAGGGAGAGACTCTAAAAGTGTTGAACTGGCTCCAATAAATTAACCACAGCCTCTGTATACACATGTGTAACAACTGAACACACAATACGCAATCAAGTCACCAGATTCTATATTGGAATATATGATGACTTAGGTGACCAGCATATGTAACTGTTGCATAAAACAGTATCAAGATCAACAAAATGGTATGACTAGGATTTGCGAATGCCTCAAGAATCAAGATTAAGATGAATAAGGTACCATTTCATCAACCAACAGAATAAATATATGCTGGTGAGTAAAGTAATTAAATCATAGGAACCAAATTTTAGATTTTGCACAGTTCAATAATGTTGTGAGAAGGCAAGCTCAGCTATACACATAGATGACAAGAGGTACAAAAGCACACAATTTAGTGGAGCGACTGGAAATCCCCATGACACCAGTGACGTTACACTGACTAAGAAAATCTTAAAGCATATGGCACATCCAAATGCCAATTGATCTGGAGACGCTGGAAATCCCCGTGATACACCAGTGATGTTACACTGATAAAAGAATTTTCAAAGCATACCACACATCTAAATGCCAAATAATCCTGCTAATTCAGTTGCCAACAGGTAGTACAACAGAACAACCATTCTCTCAATATCCCTGTGCTAAACCAATCTCAAACCATCAATTCGGTTGCCAGCAGGTAGGTAGTACACCAGAACCTTGCAGCACAATTCATCTTCTTCCACTCTTCTTCGTATTTGTGTTTACAGTTTCAATATGATTACCTACAGTTTTATACAAACAATGTGCTAGATCATGCAAGTTGAACAACCCCCAAGCTATCATAACACACCCTCAAGCGGTTACCAAGAGCCTAGTCCCATTCAACACATGCAAGCACAATGTAATGCAGATCGTAGCAATAACCATCGACTTATCGCTCATATACCTCACGACACGCAGCCCATTATCAACCACAGTGTCTCCACCCTTCCTAGCCCCGTCTTGTAGCTTCCAAAGAACAAACTCCAGAAATGACCTTACTGTCTCAAATGTCACTCTCCCAGTAACATCAAGAACAAACTTCCTGTTGCTAGGAACTGCCAACGTGCTCGACACTGTCTCCACCCATCCTTCCCCACCTCCAGCATTTCCATTTCCATTGCCACTGCCATCCAATTTATCACCGGTCTTGTACAGGACATGGTGAGTGGTCTTCACCAGAGTCTCGACTGCCCCATTGCACACCGAAACAAGCAAttccttgaccttggcatcATGTTTCGGATTGGTGAGCCCTTCGAAGAGCTGCTCGTAGGTGTTGATATGGATGGTCTTGTCAATGAACTCCCTCACAGCTGTACCCACGAAGACCTCAACCCAATTGCTAATTGCTTTCCGGCACTTTCCAGTGGCGACCACGTTGACCCACATCGTCGGGGAGGACGACTCCCCCGGTGCAGACGGGGCGGAGTAGAAGGCGAGCACGAGATGGCGGGCGAAGCTCCCGGCGACCGCGGACGCAAGCCGCTCACCGGATTCGGAGAAGA is a genomic window containing:
- the LOC117839992 gene encoding uncharacterized protein, with amino-acid sequence MLSVQEALDLDFGAASSSCGSRDLLGMDIITCGFTPWGPDTCPSLDQVLASSRTSPAAPVRGREEEEEEAAAPGEEQEEERRRRQRRKESNRLSARRSRERKQQRLEELRGDAARLRAERQQLEARLRGLSVRGAAVCRQNARLRAEAAALARRLREARGRLLALRRLAAAHALPRAQPPMVPPLVQQQAAGVAPPAPLGLASLMT
- the LOC117840372 gene encoding protein PHLOEM PROTEIN 2-LIKE A10, giving the protein MDRLVAFSRRRRRWILIAAAGAAAAVGAYKIYHHPAVAARRRRLVRLAAAVAAFADAAASSADAAALVASDLADFVRSDADEVPRSVRQLAKLAASPEVSATVSSLSEAVASGVLRGAGSSSAAPGSAGAVALSDRLVDKLFSESGERLASAVAGSFARHLVLAFYSAPSAPGESSSPTMWVNVVATGKCRKAISNWVEVFVGTAVREFIDKTIHINTYEQLFEGLTNPKHDAKVKELLVSVCNGAVETLVKTTHHVLYKTGDKLDGSGNGNGNAGGGEGWVETVSSTLAVPSNRKFVLDVTGRVTFETVRSFLEFVLWKLQDGARKGGDTVVDNGLRVVRYMSDKSMVIATICITLCLHVLNGTRLLVTA